One window of Ziziphus jujuba cultivar Dongzao chromosome 5, ASM3175591v1 genomic DNA carries:
- the LOC107422790 gene encoding uncharacterized protein LOC107422790: MFSYTAHSHAILKLKLPRFILNPPITSSLLNCSFVVISPSFRLRYVSTTKPPSKLFKPVFPSSLRTFPFSSSNHRRMGSLRALDLPFQYPIARRDESVVDDYHGVKIADPYRWLEDPDAEETREFVQKQVELTQSVLQKCDTREKLRGKITKLFDHPRYDTPFRRGHKYFYFHNTGLQAQNVLYVQDGLDGEPEVLLDPNSLSEDGTVSLNTLSVSEDAKYLAYGLSTSGSDWVTIKVMRVEDKRVEPDTLSWVKFSGISWTHDGKGFFYSRYPAPKEGGNIDAGTETNANLYHEVYYHFLGTDQSEDILCWRDPENPKYLFGTGVTDDGKFIYLYIDEGCDPVNKFYYFDLSALPNGLEGFKEKNSLLPFIKVVDEFDAQYQVIANDDTLFTFLTNKNAPKYKLVRVDLKEPTIWTDVLQESETDVLESACAVNGNQMIVSYLSDVKYVLQIRDLQSGSLLHQLPIDIGSVTGISARREDSTVFIGFTSFLTPGIIFKCNLRTELPDMKIFREITVPGFERSEFHVDQVFVPSKDGTKIPMFIVAKKNILLDGSHPCLLYAYGGFNISLTPSFSVSRIVLTRHLGAVFCIANIRGGGEYGEEWHKAGSLAKKQNCFDDFISTAEYLVFAGYTQPKKLCIEGGSNGGLLIGACINQRPDLFGCALAHVGVMDMLRFHKFTIGHAWTSDYGCSDKEEEFHWLIKYSPLHNVRRPWEQHPDQDSQYPSTMLLTADHDDRVVPLHSLKLLATMQYVLCTSLEESPQTNPIIGRIECKAGHGGGRPTQKMIDEAADRYGFMATVLGASWVG; the protein is encoded by the exons ATGTTCTCATATACTGCCCACTCTCACGCAATCCTCAAACTCAAACTTCCTCGTTTTATTCTCAACCCACCTATTACGAGCAGTCTCCTAAATTGCTCATTCGTTGTTATAAGCCCCTCTTTCCGTCTTCGATACGTTTCCACTACTAAACCGCCTTCGAAGCTATTTAAACCggtttttccttcttctctCCGAACATTCCCGTTCTCATCCTCGAATCACCGTAGAATGGGATCTCTCCGTGCCCTAGACCTACCATTCCAATATCCTATCGCTCGCAGGGACGAGTCCGTTGTCGATGATTATCATGGCGTCAAGATTGCTGATCCATACAGATG GCTTGAAGATCCTGATGCTGAAGAAACGAGAGAGTTTGTACAGAAGCAGGTGGAATTGACACAATCGGTTCTTCAGAAATGCGATACGAGAGAGAAGCTTCGGGGGAAAATCACGAAGCTCTTTGATCACCCGCGATATGATACGCCGTTTAGGAGGGGCCATAAGTACTTCTACTTCCATAACACTGGTCTTCAAGCCCAAAATGTCCTTTATGTGCAG GATGGTTTGGATGGAGAACCAGAGGTTTTGCTTGATCCCAATTCACTTAGTGAAGACGGGACTGTCTCTTTGAATACACTTTCAGTTAGCGAGGATGCCAAGTACTTGGCGTATGGGCTCAGTACAAGTGGCAGCGATTGGGTAACAATAAAAGTTATGCGTGTCGAGGATAAGAGGGTCGAGCCTGATACATTATCTTGG GTCAAGTTTTCTGGTATTAGCTGGACCCATGATGGCAAAGGTTTCTTTTACAGCCGCTATCCTGCTCCAAA AGAAGGAGGTAATATAGATGCTGGGACGGAGACCAATGCGAATCTTTATCATGAGGTCTACTACCATTTCTTGGGTACAGATCAATCTGAAGATATTTTATGCTGGAGGGATCCTGAAAACCCTAAATACTTGTTTGGAACAGGAGTTACAGATGATGGCAAG TTTATTTATCTGTATATTGATGAGGGCTGCGACCCAGTCaacaaattttattactttGACTTGTCTGCACTTCCTAATGGACTTGAAGGTTTTAAGGAGAAAAATAGTCTCCTCCCTTTTATTAAGGTTGTTGATGAATTTGATGCACAGTATCAAGTCATTGCAAATGATGACACATTATTtacatttttgacaaataaaaatgCACCAAAATATAAGTTAGTCCGAGTAGATCTGAAGGAACCGACTATTTGGACTGATGTACTACAAGAATCTGAAACAGATGTACTTGAATCAGCATGTGCTGTGAACGGTAACCAAATGATCGTGAGTTATTTGAGTGATGTGAAGTATGTTCTTCAAATAAGGGACTTGCAATCAGGTTCCTTGCTTCATCAATTACCTATTGACATTGGCTCAGTTACTGGGATTTCTGCAAGACGGGAAGATAGTACAGTCTTTATTGGGTTTACAAGTTTTCTTACCCCCGGAATAATTTTTAAGTGCAATTTAAGAACTGAACTTCCAGATATGAAGATATTTCGTGAAATTACTGTTCCTGGGTTTGAACGCTCAGAGTTTCATGTTGATCAG GTTTTTGTTCCCAGCAAAGATGGTACCAAGATTCCTATGTTCATTGTAGCCAAAAAGAATATTCTCCTGGATGGATCACACCCTTGTTTGTTATATGCATATGGTGGATTTAACATTAGTCTCACTCCATCATTTAGTGTTAGTCGCATTGTGCTCACAAGGCATTTAGGTGCTGTTTTCTGCATAGCAAACATTCGTGGTGGTGGAGAGTATGGCGAGGAATGGCATAAAGCAGGCTCACTTGCGAAAAAGCAGAATTGCTTTGATGATTTCATTTCCACTGCTGAATACCTAGTATTTGCCGGTTATACCCAGCCCAAAAAGCTGTGCATTGAAGGTGGGAGTAATGGTGGGCTTCTTATCGGGGCCTGCATAAATCAG AGACCTGATCTCTTTGGTTGTGCCTTGGCACATGTTGGTGTAATGGACATGCTTCGATTCCATAAATTTACCATAG GTCATGCATGGACTTCAGATTACGGCTGTTCTGACAAGGAGGAAGAGTTTCATTGGCTTATTAA GTACTCACCTCTACACAATGTCAGGAGACCCTGGGAACAGCATCCTGATCAAGATTCTCAATACCCATCGACCATGCTCTTGACTGCTGATCATGATGATCGGGTTGTACCATTACACTCGTTGAAGTTGTTGGCG ACTATGCAATATGTTTTGTGCACGAGCTTGGAAGAAAGCCCACAGACCAATCCAATTATTGGTCGCATTGAGTGCAAGGCGGGACATGGAGGTGGACGTCCAACTCAGAAAAtg ATCGATGAAGCTGCTGATCGGTATGGTTTCATGGCTACGGTGTTGGGTGCATCATGGGTGGGGTAG